TGGATCAGCGTCTTTTCCATTTTGAAGACAACTATTATTTATATATTCAGTTCATTGATGAAAATATGAGTGATGAAGAACAGGAAAATATGTTGAGCCAAGTAATGGAATTCGGACATGAGTCACCTGTAACGATTTATCGTTTAGAGGAATATGGTAAAACCATATTCGATGAACAAGCTTTGACCAGGGTCAAAGAATATTTTCCAGCTCATTAACGTTTACAAGCACACCCTTACAAGTGTGCTTATTTTTTTGTACATAAAGGAAAAATGTGGATAGGTGTCGAATAGAAAGAGGAGGAGGTGAAGGATTGTTTTACGCCGAGGATTCCTCAGGAAAGCTACAGTCATTATTACATTTAACCCCTCAAGAACTGCAGGCGCCACGAACTCGTTCCTACTATTGTCCTCATTGTAAAGAAGTCCTGCTGATTCGATCAGGACCAAAAGTGAAACCGCACTTTGCGCATTTTCCCAAAAGTGAGTGTATCGTTAACCGGGGGGAGGGTGAAGCGCATGAACAAGGAAAATGGGCTTTATATGAGTGGCTGATCCATCACAACTACGAAGCAAAACTAGAATACCCGTTATGTGGTCCCGCTCAGCGTCCCGATGTATTTGTAACCATTGGATCTAAACAAATAGCCATTGAATATCAATGTGCCAGAATTTCTAAAGAAGAAATTCTGCGGCGATCGAGTCAGTACAAAGAACATGGTATTTTCCCTCTCTGGATTCTGGGAAGTCATCTCTTGAAACGAACGTCTCCAGATACGATCCACATGACTGAATTTCTTCGGAATTTTCTCTATTCCTTTCATCATCACTATTCCCTCTACTTTTTTAACTCCAAAACCCAGCGTTTAACGATGGCTTCCAACTTGAGAAGCGTCAGCCAGCGAAAAACTTTAGCCGACCTGCGCTCTTATTCGCTCTCAAGCATCCAATTTCCCCAGTTGTTTCAAATCTCTGCTTCATCCTCTTTGCATGACTTGCTGCCTATGTGGGAAAAACTATTGTATAAGCAACGGACCGTATATAATCCACACGTCAGTAAAGAAGTGCAGGCATTTCGGGACGATGTGTACAGGAGAGGAGTTCACGTTTCATTGCTTCCTACACTTGCCTTCCTGCCCTCTAAGGGGGAGCTTGCCGGAGCGGGGCCTTCCTATGTGTGGCAGACGAAGTTTTTATTTGATCATTTCATAGAACTAGAAGTAGGAGCCCCCGTAAATTTCCCTGAACAGGCTGCTCCTCCTACGATTAATGGATATCAGCCGGATTTAATGAAAGAATATTCATATCTGCTGGAAGCTCTCGGATACATCAATAAGTCCGTAAATAAGGGATGGGTTAAGAAAAAGCAGGTCGTTTTTCATCAACATATAACGCATGCTCTCGAAGACGATCGAAAGACTGTCGCGGCATTAAAAAAACTGGAAAGAATTAATATTTAAGAAGGGATTCACACCTAAATCGAGAATTGGTTAGGGTGACGAACTATCTGAAGGAGGATCATGATGGCTGCAACTAAACAATTACCTAAAAGAGAAGAGGTACCCGTAGAAAAAACATGGGACCTTGAAGCTATTTTTGCTACAGACGAAGAGTGGTATAAAGAGCTGAAAGAAGCAGAGGAACTCCTGCCTGAACTGGATCAATACCGTGGAAAACTGGGCGAATCTGCTGAACAGCTTTACAACCTTCTTGATTTTCAAGATAAAATTTCCAATAAAATTGGCCTGCTTTTTACTTATGCCCATATGCGCAAAGATCAGGATACAACAAACTCCCATTATCAGGAAATGAATGCCAAAGCGGAAAGCTTATATACAAAGATTGCCTCGGCAATGAGCTTTATTGTGCCGGAAATCTTAGCTCTCCCTGAAGGAAAAATTAAAGGATTTATTAAGGAATATGAACCACTGAAATTGTATGAGCATACGCTTGATGAGATTACACGACGTAAGGAGCATGTTCTTAGTGAGAAGGAAGAAAAACTGCTCGCTGGTTTCTCTGAAATAGGAGCCAATCCATCGCAGACATTTGGAGCTTTAAATAATGCGGATCTTACTTTTCCAACGATCAAGAATGAAGAAGGGGAAGAGGTAGATCTTACTCACGGCCGTTATGTCGGTTTTCTTAAATCCGATGACCGTGAAGTACGAAAATCCGCGTTTGAAGCGATGTATGATACATTTGGTTCTTTCAAAAATACGTTTGCATCGACATTGAGCGGTCATGTGAAGAAAAATAATTTTAATGCTCAGGTTAGAAATTACGAACGCGCACGTGAAGCGAAATTAAACAACAATAATATTCCGGAAACGGTTTATGATAATTTAATTGAAGCTGTTAATGAACGTCTGCCCCTGCTTCATCGCTATATCGAACTTAGAAAAGAAGTGCTCGGATTAGATGAAGTTCATATGTACGACATCTACACGCCGCTCGTTAAGGACGCGGAAATGAAAGTGTCTTATGAGGAAGCCAAAGACCTGGTTCTGAAAGGACTCGAGCCGCTAGGGGAGGAATATGTCAATACCGTGAAGGAAGGCTTTGAGAACCGCTGGATTGACGTTGAGGAGAACAAAGGGAAGCGAAGCGGAGCTTATTCCTCAGGTCACTACGGAACAAACCCTTATATATTAATGAATTGGCAGGATAATGTGAATAATTTATTTACACTCGCTCATGAATTGGGACATTCCCTGCACAGCTATTATACGCATGCGAATCAGCCATACCGTTACGGGAATTATTCCATTTTCGTGGCTGAAGTGGCTTCAACGTGTAATGAGGCACTATTGAATGATTACATGCTGAAGAATACGAAGAGTGAGAAGGAACAGCTTTATTTATTGAATAACTTCCTGGAAGGTTTCCGCGGCACGGTATTCAGACAAACGATGTTTGCTGAATTTGAACACGAGATTCATATGCAGGCTCAAAACGGGGAAGCTTTGACAGCGGATAAGCTCACAGAAATCTACTACGACCTGAATAAGAAATATTTTGGAGACAATATTGTGATTGATGATCATATCGGCCTGGAATGGGCTCGTATTCCTCACTTCTATATGGGGTATTATGTTTATCAATACGCTACTGGCTACGCGGCAGCTACGGCGCTTGCGGATCAGATCCTTTCTGAAGGCGACACAGCAGTTGAACGATATAAGAGTTTCCTTAAAGCAGGAAGCAGCGACTATCCGATTGAAGTGCTGAAACAGGCAGGTGTGGACATGACTTCTAAAGATCCGATTTTGTCCGCCCTTGATGTATTTGAAGAAAAGCTGAATGAAATGGAAGAACTGCTTAAAAAGTAAGCATATAAAAGACCCGCGTGATCCTTACTGGCACGCGGGTTTTCTAATGAAATCCTTTAAATGTTTTTCTGTGATAAATAAAGGAGATGCACAGATAGATGGAAATAAAGAGAAGCGGGGAGGTAATGTATAAAGGATATAAACGCATTAAGCCGAATAAGTGAAAACTGCCCAATAATATAAAAACCAAGCAGCAGGCGATGATTTTCCAGACTGTCATAGCTCTTCCTCCTTTGATTATATCTATGACTGTTGTTAGCCTGTCTATGCTCCCATCTCCTGGAAGTTAAAAAGAAATCCTTAGATATATGGGCTTTTCCCAGGATACCTAAAGATGTATGTCCATCATTTTTAGAGGAGTATTAAGCGGAGTTTTGCTTTTTTAGTTCAAAGACAAGTGCAATAAAACCAATAAACCCGCCAACAGCTAATAGAAATGAGATAATGGTACTGTCCATAGCTGGTTCCCCTGTAAGTAAACTATTAACTCCCCAAAAGCATAAAATAAAATTTCCAATTAATCCGATTCCGATTCTAACTTTTTTATTCATAGCTATCTCCTCTCCAAAATCCTATTCTAATCCGCATCATCTTATCCATTTATAGAACGGTTCATAAATAGAAAGCTGATGACAGCAAGCAGCAGCCGTTTATTTTTGAACGAGAGCTCGTTCGATAACTCTACGATGTCGTTATCAACGTCACGGAATAACTCGGTGTATTCATGAGGGAAGCGGCCACTATAAAAATGCGCCCAGCGATGACCATCTTCATCAGATAAGGAAAAATCACCGCTTGTTCCTGAGGCCTTTACGGAGAGAACAGGTCGGTTTTCCTCGTCTTTAATTTCTCCTTTAACCTGGAAAAGGCTTTTATATTCTTCTTGTATGTAAGTGCCTGAATGATTTCCTGCTGCGTCAAAAATGGCAACCTTCGTTTCCTTAAATCCGTTTCGCCGAAAGGAAAAAAGCTTTTCACCGTCCTGGGTGTAAAAGCTGTATGTACTCGGGATGAACGATAAGATAGACTTTTGGAAAAACACAATTGGGCGGCCCCACCATGGCAGTTTATCCGTTTTCAACATGCCAAAATAGGCTCCGTTTTTTTCGAAAGCCATCAGCCGTGGGAGGCTGCTTGCATCGGATTTCCATACGACATGGTCAGACTCCATGAGAGAACCTGATGCTTCCGGTATGGACAGGTCTTTCACTTTATTATATTTGTGGCGGCTTGATCCTGCAATCATTCCCATAAAAATAACCGGAACAAGCAGGACGGCTGCTTCCAGCCATTCTTGACTCGTCTCCGGCCAATTCCATAGCAAGTATCCTCCCAAAATTAGAATGAGGGCACCTATAAGGGAATGGGCCAATTTTTCTCTTCTTTTGTACATATCAGCAATCATTGTTAATCCTTCTTTCTTTTCATTTGTCGGCAGTATCATCTACATCATCTACAATCTGTTTCGCGTGAATCAAAGACAAATTGTAGGTTTGTCTCAATCTTTTTACACATTCCACTTTCGAATCCAGCTGCATCCATTCATACGCTTTCTCTTTCACTTGTTCTTCGTCCAAAGAAGAGTATTCATCGTTTTCACCGTGTTTCTGTGATCCCTCCAGGACGTATCCAAGTAATAATGTAGCTGGAATGAGGGCAATTACGATAGCGATCCATGAACTCATGGTTTTTACCCAGCCTTCTAGCTGAAGGCTCTCTTTTATAACATAGTTGGCGGTGTAAATAAAGATCAGTGTAAGAGCTATAGCTCCTAAATAAGCAAATGCGACAGTTAGCACTCGTCGTTTTTCAGGACAACTTCTGCGTGGTTTTTTAAGACCTCCTTTAGCTATGTAAAAACAAAGATAGACAGATGGGGCAGCGATCAAAAGCCATTCCTTATAACCAAAAACAGTCCACACGAAAAAGTAAGGCGCTATTAATAGCCAGCCTAAACTGTTAAAAAATTTTTTGCTCATTAAATATTTTTCACCTCCTCATTTGTGACAGATTACAATGGGTATTACGATCATTTATGTAAAAAGTTTCATGAAAATTACACCCCGAGAGAAAAGATTGGGTTGCGGGCAATAGGAGGAGCTGACGGCGCAATAGAGGTAGAAAACGGGCCTATGAACGCTCCAGTTCAATTACGCATAAAAAAACGATACCGAAATCGTTAGACAGCCATCTAACCATTTCGGTACCGTTTCAAAGACGCTTAGTATGTGCCGAGATATTCCCAGAAGGCACCGTGTTTCACTGGGATTTCACGCGCTTTCTGTTTCAGCACTAATTTTTTCATTTCTTTCTTTGCCTGCTGTTCTGTCCAGTCGTAGACGACCGCAACTTCTTTGTTCGCTACAAATCGATAGTAGTGCAAAAAGTCTTCAAGAGCTGGCTTAATGGCAGGGGTTGGATCCTTTTGCAGCATCTCTTTCAGAACTTTTACATACACGTCATAGGAATACATACCGGTTATTTTAAGTCCGGCATCTTCTTCTGATTCATTGAAAAGGACGATCGTAGGAGTGGATTCCACTTCCATTTCGTGTGTCAATTTCAAGTCGCAGTTTAAAGCGTTGCGAGCGGCATCGGAATGAAGGTCCTTCTTAAATTCATCTACATCCAGACGGCTCTTACTGGCGCATTCAATTAATACATCTTCATCGGAAATATTCTGTTTTTCCAGGAAAACATACTCCTGAATTTTTCTGAGAAACCGCATGCCGGCTTTTTTACCTTGCAGCTCGGCTGCTTTTACAGCTAGAGAAGCCGCGAAAGGGGAGGAAACCGGGTTCTCAATCCAAACATCACCATCACAGCACATGCCGGTCCGGGAAGTGGTGCTGTCCCACGCTTTTTTCAGATTTTCAGGTTTCTTCACTTTATTTTGCTGAAAGGAAGTCAACTTCCCGCTAATAATGGGACGGATGGTAAAGAAGCGGCCGTACTCGATAGTGAGTTTTTTTAAGAATGGTTCAAGTGACCAGCATTCAGGACAGAGCGGATCGATAAACACATAGATTTCTATGGGCCGCTTTAATAAATTGAAAAAACCGCTGGCTGTTCCTTGGGTGTCATTATTGCTGCTCAAGCTTTTCCAACTCACTTCGATTCTCCTTTCTCCTCTTCTGGTGTGTTCATCATGTGGTTCGCCGTCATCGTTAATCGCTCGAATATAGCGGACCGGTAAGGTTCTTCAATAGAAACCTCGTTTAAAGCGCCTGACATACAAGACAGCCAGGCGTCTCTTCGAGTTGGTGTAATTTCAAAAGGCAGGTGTCTGGCTCTCAGCATCGGGTGACCATGCTCTTCGATGTAAAGAGGAGGACCGCCGAAGAACTGAGTCAAAAACTGCTTCTGTTTTCGTGCGGTTTCCGTTAAATCTTCCGGAAAGATCGGAATTAATTCCGGGTGACGGCTCACTCGGCTGTAAAATGCTTCGACAAGCTCCGATATTTTTTCTTCACCAAGCGCCTCATAAATCGTTCCAGGTCGCTGTACCATAAAATCCCTTCCTGTCTGTTAATCCATTTTAGCAATGGGCGTGTGCTACGGCAACTATTCTGATTCTTGCCGGGCTTTATAAAAGCGTTTAATCTTATTATCTGTTTCCCTTTCAGGAATATTGCATTGATTTAAAATTTGGGAAAAAACGGATTTTCCTTGTTCTTTTGATTGAGCTTCGAGTTCTAGCTCAAAATCTTCCTGATCATAATAGAGGCTGTGATCGAGAACGAGAAGGGTATCCTTGTACTCGATTTCCTTTCTTCTTGTGGTCAGGGAACCAAGGAATTTCAAGTCCTCCAAAGAAACGCCAAGCTCTTCCAGCTGTTTCCCGACATTCGGTTTTTCCACCATGCGGTTTTGGATCCATAAATCTGCCTCGTGTTCAGACAATGAGTCATGGGTTTCAAGCAGCCCTTCAGGATGAGGCTGTTTCAGGGTCAACGTCCATTGGTCATTTTTTTTCCTGATGCGGAGAGCCGCCCCTAGACTGCGAAGCTTTAAATCATCTGATTCAAAATAATAATTGGTTTGCTCCATGAATTCAACTGATTCGAATGGGTATAATTGGTGTACACGATCGTACTCACCCTTCGTGAGCAGGTTCTTATATTCAATTTCGATTTCCTGGGACAATTTAGAATGCCTCCTTTATCATTTCTGATGTGACTTAACTTTATGATACAATGAATGCATAAGAAAACGCACATATTTACTATACAGATTGGATACATAAAGGTGGGCGCAAGATGAATTGGGATATATTTATAGCACCTTATGGACAAGTAGTTGACGAACTAAAAGTAAAACTAAAGGGAATGCGCCAACAGTTTGAATATGAAATGGAGCAGTCTCCGATTGAATTTGTCACGGGTCGCGTAAAACCAAGATCAAGTATTATTGAAAAAGCCAGGAGAAAAGCCATTAATCCTGAAAACATTGAAAAAGAGTTACAGGATATAGCGGGTGTGCGTGTAGTCTGTCAATTTGTAGATGATATTTATGCTGTCGTAGACATGCTCAAAAATCGTCATGACTTTACCATTGTAGAAGAGAAGGATTACATCTCCCGCAAAAAAGAGAGCGGTTACAGGTCCTACCACGTAATCATTGAGTATCCAGTCGAAACCATCCATGGAGAAAAGATTGTGTTAGCAGAAATTCAAATCCGTACACTGGCTATGAATTTCTGGGCAACCAACGAACACTCCTTAAATTATAAATATGCTGGTAAAATACCAACAGAAATTAAAAGCCGGTTAAAGCGGGCAGGCGAAGCAGCCTTCCGCCTGGATGAAGAAATGTCCAAGATTAAAAGTGAAATCCAGGAAGCCCAAAAAGTATTTTTGCGTAAAGAAGATCAGAAAAACCATAATAAAAAGAAGTAGAGGAGTGGGCAGCAGATGAAGTTTTCGATCCTTTCCAAAGGCGACCAGAAATCGAATGAAATACGATCCAAAATCAAAAATTATTTAACGGAATTCCAGTTGGAATACAATGAGGACGAGCCTGATCTTGCTATCTCTGTAGGAGGAGACGGCACGTTATTGGAAGCTTTTCACACCTATGTTCACCGCCTTGATCAAACGGCGTTTATCGGGATTCATACCGGACACTTAGGCTTCTATGCCGACTGGATGCCGGAAGAGCTGGAAAAACTGATCATTGAAATCGCGCGGACGCCTTTTCAGGTGGTTGAATACCCGCTTCTGGAAGTGACGATCCGTCCACAAGACGGGGAAGAGGAAGATCGGTATCTGGCATTGAATGAATGTACCATTAAGACTTCAGAAGGTTCGGTCGTTTTTGATATCGAAATTAAAGGCGATCATTTTGAAACCTTCCGCGGAGATGGACTTTGCATTTCCACGCCATCCGGCAGTACCGCTTATAACAAAGCGCTCGGCGGCGCGATTCTCCATCCTTCCCTGGAAGCAATCCAGATCGCCGAAATGGCTTCCATTAACAACCGGGTGTTCCGTACCATCGGTTCTCCGCTTATTTTGCCGAGCCATCATACCTGTTTATTAAAACCATTGAACGACAGAAGCTTTCTGATTACGATGGATCATATTACTCGTACTTACAAGGACGTGAAATCCATTCAGTGTCGTGTGGCGACTGAAAAAGTCCGGTTTGCCCGCTTCCGTCCGTTT
The Halobacillus halophilus DSM 2266 DNA segment above includes these coding regions:
- a CDS encoding GTP pyrophosphokinase yields the protein MNWDIFIAPYGQVVDELKVKLKGMRQQFEYEMEQSPIEFVTGRVKPRSSIIEKARRKAINPENIEKELQDIAGVRVVCQFVDDIYAVVDMLKNRHDFTIVEEKDYISRKKESGYRSYHVIIEYPVETIHGEKIVLAEIQIRTLAMNFWATNEHSLNYKYAGKIPTEIKSRLKRAGEAAFRLDEEMSKIKSEIQEAQKVFLRKEDQKNHNKKK
- a CDS encoding ClpXP adapter SpxH family protein, encoding MSWKSLSSNNDTQGTASGFFNLLKRPIEIYVFIDPLCPECWSLEPFLKKLTIEYGRFFTIRPIISGKLTSFQQNKVKKPENLKKAWDSTTSRTGMCCDGDVWIENPVSSPFAASLAVKAAELQGKKAGMRFLRKIQEYVFLEKQNISDEDVLIECASKSRLDVDEFKKDLHSDAARNALNCDLKLTHEMEVESTPTIVLFNESEEDAGLKITGMYSYDVYVKVLKEMLQKDPTPAIKPALEDFLHYYRFVANKEVAVVYDWTEQQAKKEMKKLVLKQKAREIPVKHGAFWEYLGTY
- a CDS encoding CYTH domain-containing protein — its product is MSQEIEIEYKNLLTKGEYDRVHQLYPFESVEFMEQTNYYFESDDLKLRSLGAALRIRKKNDQWTLTLKQPHPEGLLETHDSLSEHEADLWIQNRMVEKPNVGKQLEELGVSLEDLKFLGSLTTRRKEIEYKDTLLVLDHSLYYDQEDFELELEAQSKEQGKSVFSQILNQCNIPERETDNKIKRFYKARQESE
- a CDS encoding competence protein CoiA → MFYAEDSSGKLQSLLHLTPQELQAPRTRSYYCPHCKEVLLIRSGPKVKPHFAHFPKSECIVNRGEGEAHEQGKWALYEWLIHHNYEAKLEYPLCGPAQRPDVFVTIGSKQIAIEYQCARISKEEILRRSSQYKEHGIFPLWILGSHLLKRTSPDTIHMTEFLRNFLYSFHHHYSLYFFNSKTQRLTMASNLRSVSQRKTLADLRSYSLSSIQFPQLFQISASSSLHDLLPMWEKLLYKQRTVYNPHVSKEVQAFRDDVYRRGVHVSLLPTLAFLPSKGELAGAGPSYVWQTKFLFDHFIELEVGAPVNFPEQAAPPTINGYQPDLMKEYSYLLEALGYINKSVNKGWVKKKQVVFHQHITHALEDDRKTVAALKKLERINI
- a CDS encoding NAD kinase; its protein translation is MKFSILSKGDQKSNEIRSKIKNYLTEFQLEYNEDEPDLAISVGGDGTLLEAFHTYVHRLDQTAFIGIHTGHLGFYADWMPEELEKLIIEIARTPFQVVEYPLLEVTIRPQDGEEEDRYLALNECTIKTSEGSVVFDIEIKGDHFETFRGDGLCISTPSGSTAYNKALGGAILHPSLEAIQIAEMASINNRVFRTIGSPLILPSHHTCLLKPLNDRSFLITMDHITRTYKDVKSIQCRVATEKVRFARFRPFPFWRRVHDSFVSDEYSHSKE
- a CDS encoding globin domain-containing protein — its product is MVQRPGTIYEALGEEKISELVEAFYSRVSRHPELIPIFPEDLTETARKQKQFLTQFFGGPPLYIEEHGHPMLRARHLPFEITPTRRDAWLSCMSGALNEVSIEEPYRSAIFERLTMTANHMMNTPEEEKGESK
- the pepF gene encoding oligoendopeptidase F; translated protein: MAATKQLPKREEVPVEKTWDLEAIFATDEEWYKELKEAEELLPELDQYRGKLGESAEQLYNLLDFQDKISNKIGLLFTYAHMRKDQDTTNSHYQEMNAKAESLYTKIASAMSFIVPEILALPEGKIKGFIKEYEPLKLYEHTLDEITRRKEHVLSEKEEKLLAGFSEIGANPSQTFGALNNADLTFPTIKNEEGEEVDLTHGRYVGFLKSDDREVRKSAFEAMYDTFGSFKNTFASTLSGHVKKNNFNAQVRNYERAREAKLNNNNIPETVYDNLIEAVNERLPLLHRYIELRKEVLGLDEVHMYDIYTPLVKDAEMKVSYEEAKDLVLKGLEPLGEEYVNTVKEGFENRWIDVEENKGKRSGAYSSGHYGTNPYILMNWQDNVNNLFTLAHELGHSLHSYYTHANQPYRYGNYSIFVAEVASTCNEALLNDYMLKNTKSEKEQLYLLNNFLEGFRGTVFRQTMFAEFEHEIHMQAQNGEALTADKLTEIYYDLNKKYFGDNIVIDDHIGLEWARIPHFYMGYYVYQYATGYAAATALADQILSEGDTAVERYKSFLKAGSSDYPIEVLKQAGVDMTSKDPILSALDVFEEKLNEMEELLKK